One Triticum dicoccoides isolate Atlit2015 ecotype Zavitan chromosome 5B, WEW_v2.0, whole genome shotgun sequence genomic window carries:
- the LOC119311131 gene encoding trigger factor-like isoform X1 has translation MELSISMGGSAVATGLVNLKMVNHKCTRGLGRQLQFSHDVPSSVCLMIFNKEFSKRINHKVCGALQAVSPVQCTENPTQAPVAFKDFHVSVLTEEDGVIETQIRVTISSKMTDSVFEKVLSKHIAAAQPLPGFRRLKGGKTPNVPKEVALHLIGPSKVKKAAIKKIINRAVAEYVEKENLDAAKNLKVLQSYEELEATFEPGKEFCFDAAVHLTGS, from the exons ATGGAGTTATCCATTTCCATGGGAGGCTCTGCTGTGGCAACGGGCCTCGTGAATCTCAAG ATGGTGAATCACAAATGCACCAGGGGCCTTGGACGTCAACTTCAGTTTTCACATGATGTACCATCTTCTGTGTGCCTGATGATATTTAACAAAGAATTCTCAAAACG AATCAACCACAAAGTTTGCGGAGCGCTTCAGGCAGTATCTCCAGTACAAT GTACAGAAAATCCCACGCAAGCGCCGGTAGCCTTTAAAGATTTTCATGTGTCTGTGCTTACTGAAGAAGATGGAGTGATAGAG ACACAGATACGAGTAACTATTAGCAGTAAAATGACGGATTCTGTCTTTGAGAAAGTCTTATCAAAGCATATTGCCGCGGCACAACCACTTCCAGGATTTCGGCGACTGAAAGGAG GGAAAACTCCAAAT GTACCAAAAGAAGTCGCTCTGCACTTGATTGGACCGTCAAAAGTGAAGAAAGCAGCCATCAAGAAAATCATCAACCGCGCAGTCGCTGAATATGTTGAAAAG GAGAACCTTGACGCGGCAAAGAACCTGAAGGTTCTGCAAAGCTACGAGGAGCTCGAGGCCACGTTCGAACCTGGAAAAGAGTTCTGCTTCGACGCGGCTGTCCATCTAACAGGAAGCTGA
- the LOC119311131 gene encoding uncharacterized protein LOC119311131 isoform X2, giving the protein MELSISMGGSAVATGLVNLKMVNHKCTRGLGRQLQFSHDVPSSVCLMIFNKEFSKRINHKVCGALQAVSPVQCTENPTQAPVAFKDFHVSVLTEEDGVIEIRVTISSKMTDSVFEKVLSKHIAAAQPLPGFRRLKGGKTPNVPKEVALHLIGPSKVKKAAIKKIINRAVAEYVEKENLDAAKNLKVLQSYEELEATFEPGKEFCFDAAVHLTGS; this is encoded by the exons ATGGAGTTATCCATTTCCATGGGAGGCTCTGCTGTGGCAACGGGCCTCGTGAATCTCAAG ATGGTGAATCACAAATGCACCAGGGGCCTTGGACGTCAACTTCAGTTTTCACATGATGTACCATCTTCTGTGTGCCTGATGATATTTAACAAAGAATTCTCAAAACG AATCAACCACAAAGTTTGCGGAGCGCTTCAGGCAGTATCTCCAGTACAAT GTACAGAAAATCCCACGCAAGCGCCGGTAGCCTTTAAAGATTTTCATGTGTCTGTGCTTACTGAAGAAGATGGAGTGATAGAG ATACGAGTAACTATTAGCAGTAAAATGACGGATTCTGTCTTTGAGAAAGTCTTATCAAAGCATATTGCCGCGGCACAACCACTTCCAGGATTTCGGCGACTGAAAGGAG GGAAAACTCCAAAT GTACCAAAAGAAGTCGCTCTGCACTTGATTGGACCGTCAAAAGTGAAGAAAGCAGCCATCAAGAAAATCATCAACCGCGCAGTCGCTGAATATGTTGAAAAG GAGAACCTTGACGCGGCAAAGAACCTGAAGGTTCTGCAAAGCTACGAGGAGCTCGAGGCCACGTTCGAACCTGGAAAAGAGTTCTGCTTCGACGCGGCTGTCCATCTAACAGGAAGCTGA